The genome window CACCTccgtcaatcaccaccaccaccgtcgccctCACCTCACcgcctccaccatcaccgccgcCACCCCCGACACCCTCACCTCCTCCACCTTCACCTCCCTGAATCGGATTTGAATCACCTCCGTTAATCACCATCACCACTAaagatccaccaccaccaccgtcgccctTACCGCCTCCACCATCACCGCTGCCACCCCCGACACCCTCACCTCCTCCACCTTCACCTCCTCCACCTTCACCTCCTCCTGAATCGGATTTGAATCACCTCCGTTAATCACCATCACCACTAaagatccaccaccaccaccgtcgccctcaccgcctccaccatcaccgccgcCACCATCACCGCCGCCACCCCCGACACCCTCACCTCCTCCACCTTCATATCCTCCTGAATTGGAATCAGGTCCATTTTCTGAAAGGGAAATCCTGGGGTGTCCTGGTTGAAaccctagattgaagcaggtgaAATTGAGGGGGGACACATGGGGATTTCTTCGCTGTGTTGATTGACAAGCTGTTCGGAGGTGCAATGGTGGTGGTTGCAGGGGTGATTTTAACAGTGTGTTTGGACGGTGTGTGGTGGAGGTTGTAGTAGGGAAGAAGCTATTATTAGAGTTTTTGTTAATTGATTGAGTTGTATGTATTTGATTCTTTTCTTAAGACGTTACACATAATGAAGTTGATTTTGAATGAATTGGAATTTGATAACTGTGGTGGTGGTTGAGGTTGGGTAGTAGTAGGTGGTCGTGGCGGGGGTCGGTGGTGGCAGAGGTATGGAGTTGACACAGGGGTGGGGAGAGGGTGGTGATGGTCGCAGTGGTGAGaagggggaggaggtggcggtgcTTGTGGCGgcagagtggtggtggtggcgctgCAGATccggtggtgggggtggtggcgagaagggggaggaggtggcggtgcTTGTTGATGTTGTTATGGCAGTGCaatattgttgttgttctggcaatggcattattatttattaatttgaGTTATAATAATTAAAAATGCCCAAAATGCCCCTGAGGGTGAAGACAAAATAGCAGGGTCAAAAGTGGGTAATCTGGTCAAATTtcacttttggactaaaatggcaacaaaatgcaaaccacaggaaccagatgtaataagtttgagatttggactaaagtggtaaaactggccaaaccacagggaccaaaatggcagtttactcttccCCTTTTATACTGTTATTTATTGATTCTTATTTTTCATTTAAATATTATactattgaaaaaaaaaatacagtGCTTAAaattatttcttttctttttacatGAAATTTGATGATATTGTCACACCCACTAAATACCTCGACTTCagtaaaaacacacaaaaaattgtGCCTTGCtagttttactttttttttaattatatgatACATTTATCACTCAAAAAACAACTGTTACAAAACTAATAAAACGTGACAACATTGGGAGGCCGGACATATTGGATAACTAGTACGGGTTAAGTGAGGAATTTTGCACAGATCAGGTTGGATTGGATTGACATGTTGCTCGTTAAGACTaattgttttttatatatatttgaagATGAAATTGCAACTTAAGGTAAAAGGTAGCAGGGTCGGCCTAACGTTTTTGAATACCTTAAGTAAACTATAAAATCATGTATATAAAAGTTGAAAGAGTTGGGCCTTCTAATAAAAATTACATCTGCTTTGGTTGAGAAATTAGATGAACACTAAagctttattttatttatttatttatttatttttttataattgaaAGAATTAGGCCTTTTTTCTAAATTAATTGAGccttctgaaaaaaaaaaaattttttttgaatgaATTGGGCCCTTTTTTTCTAGATCATTTGGACCTTGCAATAAAAGTTGGTTTCGTTGTTTTTATTTGGGCCTAATAAACAAATATTACATAACAATTTTTTTAGTTAAAGTCCTAAATTTGTATATTCGGTTTGAGAGTGTTTTCTCTACATTCTTTTCCACTACAAACTGTTGTAAACTATTGAATCACTCTTCGTGTTTACTTtgggtacccccccccccccccacccaccaaACACCGCCATTCATCCGTCGCCTTCATCAAATCAATAAATCACGTGAACCGATTTTgatacttttttttttctaacccatTTCAAGGCAAACCGATTTTGTCAACATATTTTGGTCAAACATGTTACCCGACCCTATTTAACCAGACTTGATATCTCCCGACTCCCATTCCCACTCTCCTTGTATTATCCCTaatcatgaatcggcatttttttTAATTGACTTTTAAATAGACATTTAATATGTTAGTATATCACCAACAATGAAGTTAAAAGCTAGCGGCCCATACACTTTATAGTTTATATTGTAATCACCTTTTGTTGTGGTTGAAGTGGAACTAGTTAGCATCAACAACTCCCCTCTTATTCTCTAATGTTCAACTTAAAAGCACTTCACTTACTCATATCAAATACTATATTACTCTTATATTGTCAACTAAAACTAACCCACCATTTACATATATATACCACAACATCCTATGCTTATTTTCATCGGACCATTTGATACATATATTTACAAAACATCCTTAGTTAAATTTCTTCAATGGATCTAAGTCGTTCGGGAAAAGAAAGCGGTGATATCGCGATCCCCGTAAGGGAGGTCAAGTCATCCAGGTCAGGGAAGGGTACAACTGCTCCACCAGTGCCAACCACCATACGACTTGGCCAAGGGCCGTCGCCTGCTGCTGGATGGGGGAGAGGTATTGGAATTATTGATCTAATTCTAAGGATATGTGCAATTACTGCTACTCTTGCTGCGGCTGCGGTCATGGGTACCACCGACCAAAGCCTCCCGTTTTTCACTCAGTTTTTCCAGTTCCAAGCCAGCTATGATGATTTCCCTACATTCACGTAAGTAATTTTTCTTGAACGGCTAATTTCTTACTCCTTGTGAGACTTGAACCCAAAGACCTCACACTTAAGTGTATTAAAAGGCTTCAACTTACCACTGGATCACCAACCCCAGTGGTACATTCATGTAAGTGATGGTTTTCTTAAAACGATGTGTAATTATCTTTCGAAGATCATGACATCTGATATATTGTGATGGGTCATCCATTGTTCCCACTCACGACCACTGAAAAACATGACACAAAATTTTATCTGAAATCATATCCAAAAACCCATCGCAAATTTTCGCTAAGCAAAATCCATCTAGGACGGGGAGATCTGTAGGTTTGGTAATCACCGACAAATCAAAGACGCATATGTAAAAAGATAGGCGTTTTTTGATATTTGACTTATCCGTCCTTGATCATCAATTGATTTTGTGGGCGTTTTGTGTAGGTTTTTCTTAGCAGGAAACGCAATAACATGCGCGTATCTCGTGTTGTCTTTGCCTTTCTCGATAGTTTCCATTGTTCGTCCGCATGTTATAGGAGCTAGGATGTTGCTCCTTATTTTTGACACggtattttagttttttttttttttttttttttttttttgttaacaaaTATTTTTTTTGATAAAGGGGTGATTTAGTGAAAATGAGTCAATTTGGGTCAAGTCCAAAATTCTAAAGTTATAGAAGGAGTGAGTAAAGTGGTTTAAAATATTTTCATTATTCGTATGGATTATTACGTTTTTGTTGTTATTATAAATGCTAAAGAAATCAAAATAGCATCTAAAATTATAAACGCAATGTGAAATTTCAACTTAACACCGACCATTATTCCATATATTATTCCATATATTAATTAAGAATTAAGAAGTAAGTTTTTAGTGCATCACAAGTGGTACATTGTGTTTTgggaatttttcaaaaaaaaaactttgactttttagttttaacccaaaggtttttactttttgcaattttaaccctacataatttgttttttttaactttaacccaatgcaatttaacttcacaacttttatcacttatacttttcatctttcgcaaatttttgttttacgtatagttctaaaattttcgagttaatacgacgcaacgtgaaTGTatagttcaacgtttttacctctattttcgCATGTTTGACAGTTTTTACCTCTGTTTACACCCCGCCACAACGCGGAGTGTGCTTtcgggggttttcaaagaaaaatggttatgtatatggttgtcgtaacgttggctttgggggttttccaaaagaaaattgatttttttttacttttcacccaaaagtatttcataaattacttttaacccaaaactattgtttttttactttaacccaaaactttttatcttttgcaatctatcttcACAActgtttttacgtttcgttctaaattttgcgagttaacacgatgtaacgtgcgtgtgtggatgaacgtttttacatcgtctattttttttccGTTTCACAGATTTAATATAACGTGTGAGTCCTAGATacacttagttataactaaagaatccccgccgcattgcggcgggtcgcaattCTAGTTTACACAAATTTATATTTTGCCACGTGCTTCAATTATTTATTGTCAACAACAATTTTTTATTCCTAAATTCACTTGATCAAACTTTTGAATCGACACTAAATTTTTTTGGGTAACTATTATCAAATACCACTAGACTATAAGCCCATGTTGTCGTGTGCTTTAAATTTTAATTAACAATTAATAATATCACTTTGGTTCAACAGATAGCGTTGGCGTTGACCATGTCAGTTGCATCTGCGGCTGCCGCCATCGTTTACTTAGCACACAATGGAAACCCCGGCACCAACTGGCCGGCGCTTTGCCAACAGTTTAATGAATTCTGCCCACGTGTCAGCGGTGCGGTGGTGGGATCCTTCCTAGCAGTGTTGATTTTGGTGGTTTTGGTGATACTATCTGCCGCTGCTCTCCGAAGGATCTAACGCGAAGTTGTGTGATCATTTTAATTCACAACTAAATTGTGTTcttttgtgttttgttattttGTTTGAGAGTTGTAGTTGGTTGGGTGTTTGTTTGGAGTGGGTAATTATGTCAATTCACATGGATTTAACCgtaatttattttgtttattcCGTTTACGATGAAAAGTACACCTGATTTTATATCTTGTTTGAGAGTTTAAAAACCAATGTTTTATAACTCAAACCAACTAGCATGTCGATTCACAAACCGCACACATCACCGAGTCAATTTGTTACTTGTAAAATGCATTTTGTGCCGGTTGGTCTTAGAAAATGCCGCTTGAATCGTTAAACCGAGTTAGAGGTCTGACCGAGATATGGTACAGAGGAGAGTAGAGTTCTTGGATTTGTACCAATGATAAAAAGGGTTAGATTGGATTAAAGGTGCCCTCTTTATAGTTATTCATGTCAAATAGTTAAAGTATTAAAAATAATGTTTTCTAGGTATTAAAAATGGTGTTTTTCTACACATGTTATGTATTTATTGTATGGTACAAAAcaaattatttaacaaaataaaaatcAGTAACTTGCTTAGTAGGAAGATATTAGGTGTATTCATTATTTGGTTTCAAATCGATTAGATAGAAAACTAAACTAAACCGAATTACATGTTCAGTTTTCAAATATTTGAATTCCATTCGAAATGAATAAAGATAATAACCACTAAATGGTTATTTACTTTAGCGAAATCCGCGAACAAATTTTGGACCATTTTACCCAAACCTTATTTAGCCAACTCAATTTAATAACAAATTATGGTAAAAACAATTAAAATCCAAAAAAAGATTTTCCACTCAAAACTGAACCGAAACGATTTCAAATTGATAACcccatacaatttttttttttttactttaaattTGGAATTGCGGGTTGATTTTAACGTTAGACTACACGGTATGCAGACGGACCGGCGACGGAGGACGGAGCTCGACGGGGGTGGGCGGCATGGTGTTGGCTCCGGCGACGGGGGTGGGGCCCACCTGGAGGATCGTCCTGAACGGCGAAGAATGGACGTTGGCGACGGGGACGGAGCTCAGGACGCAGGGGGCGGCACGGTGTGCCCAGCGGCGCCGGACCGCGACGCACCGGGGCCGAACCCCATACCGACTAGCCTTAGTAACTTATTAGAAGAGTAatgtacatggatggtccctatgatttatcaaaaattttggatttggtctctagttttgtaaaaatatacgaatggtccctgtggtttgtacttTGTAACATATTTACTTCTCAACTAACAAATTTGAAGGTTTTAACATGTCAATGATTTTATCCAGATGTGTTTCATTTTTATTGTGGATGTCCGCCGTTAAAAATTATAAAGCAATTCACACATTTATTAAAAACAGAAAAAtgccaatgaggtagtggtggagtggttggagaaagacatggtgttccttgtgacccaAGTTTGATTCCCACTCCCCCTATTAATTTCTACGACATTCAGGTGAAGAGCTAATACGGGTGGCGTTGGTTCGTCTTGAAGTAGagacgaggttttaccgattattccactgtcgtgccttcgggcgggtgaAGGTCAGGTTTCCACGCATCTGGGAGAGCCGAGAGGCTAACGGCGATCGACCAGTCAACTTTTTTCACAACGCCGGATGTCACGGTGATTGGGCAGATTATTACTTGCCattcaaaaatattaaaaacagaAAAACAAACGTACACGTCTGTAGCGCACAATGTTGACCCATATCCTAATTGGCCAACaacaaatatataataatattcgATACAACTCAGTGTACACCCGAATCTGCAAATCTCTACCAATATGGGGGTAGTTAAGGCGGCGATCGGCGACGGGGTGTTGACTTTCATGTGGGTATTCTGCGCCTCCACTCTCGGAGCCGGCACTTCCGTCATCGCCAAGGCGGTCGGCGTTCACGGTACGGCGTCGCTTTTGATCACAGTGGGCCTCGTGTTTGTTCTCTTGCTTGTGTTCGGTATTATTGGTGATTTACTTGGTGGTGCTAGTTTTAATCCTACCGGTACTGCCGCCTTCTATGCCGCCGGTCTTGGCCGTGATACCCTCATCTCCGCTGCCGTCCGGTTTCCGGCTCAGGTGAGTTGTGAAATTTGAGGTTTTGGTTAGTTGTTTTTTGGAAGTTGTATGGATAATGTTAGTAATTTGATATTcttaaaattagggttttgaactTTTAATGATGTTTATTGTGATTTAGGTTAGAAAATAGAAAGAAACCAGTGTTACATGGGTTTGGTTTGATAATTTAAtaagttaaatgtcattttagtcccctttggtttgggtcattttgctagtttagtccaaatgtttcatttttcccatgtgggtccaaaaagttttcaccgttgccattttagtccactggttaacttcatccattttttctgttaacgagaagggcaattcagttattttatatgtaattctgttaactagaagggcaattcaaccatataaaatgaccgaattgcagTGTTGCAGAAGTCGgtctaggcggccgattaatTTGCGCCTAGGCGCTATCGGCCAATAAATCGGTCcaggtcaaaatcggtcctagtcGGTCAAAAGTCGGTCAAGTCGGACTAATCGGACCAGGTTTTTTTGCTCAAAATCGGTCCTATTCGGTCAAAAGTCGATTAATTTTTGAATTTCTAAGTACTGGAtttgttatgtttaagtttaattGCTTATATTTGAACCGTACtatttgaaacttgaagtatttatgtaaattgtaaatttttggtgtctaatccgcatatatatcaccattgcccatatatatataaatttgaaaaattacatataaaaattcccattccgattaatccctaggcggtacctcaccacccgactagcgcctagcgccttctacaacattgccGAATTGACATTCTCGTTAACCGAAAAAATGGATGAAaataacccagtggactaaaatggcaacggtgaaacctttttggacccacaagcgaaatataaaacctttggactctactggcaaaatggcccaaaccatagggactaaaatggcatttaaaaGTAATATTAAATAGTTAGTAATGGTGATTTAGAAATTTACTTTAATTAGGTTTACAGAATAAAAAATTGGAATGTGAAAAAGTGAAATATAAGAGAATGGGCAAAGAAAGGCGCAACTAGTTATGGAGATTTAGATATTTATTTTAATGGTaaaagatcaaataaaaataaagtaaacgTACGAACTGTACGAATTGAAAGAAAAGTCAAAAAGTGGCGGTGGCAATATGGTAATTATCAGCAATTTCAAAAGTACTGTACTGGGGAAAAGCAAAAAGTGGCGGTGGCAATATGGTAATTATCAAAAACTTCAAAATTACTAGTAGggtaattttgagcatctgtagggtaattttgagcatcaatagggtaattttgagcatctgtagagtaattttgagaaATGTAAggtaattatcaaattactctagtagagtaattttgacttctgtagagtaattttgggaaatgtcttgtagagtaattttgttagcatttagttatggggtttagctttatggtttagtttttagcttttagtttgggttggggagggggggggggttaggtttttttaggtttttgggggtgggtggggggggggggttaggtttttttaggtttttgggggtgggggggggggttaggtttttttaggttttttttttttggggggggggtagtgtaattttgataattaccctacaattttgataattaccctacacgtccaaaattactctacttgagcttttacaaaattaccctacagaagttcaaaattactctagtagttgctgataattaccaaatTGCCACCGCCACTTTTTTGACTTTTTTTCACTTCGTACGTTTCGTACGATAATTTTATTTTCACAAGAACTTAACTCTTATTTTAATTAGCTTTATAGAATAAAAAATTGGAATGCGAAAAAGTGAAATAAGAGAGAGTAATTCACAAAGAATTTAGGATCATATCACATATGGCGCAACCAGTTACTTATTGCGGTAATTCACATGAGATTTTGTATTGTTCAATGAGTTGTTTAGTGATTATTGTGAGTTGAGAAGGAGATAATGATGTGATCCCTTTTCAGTATTTTCAAAGGAATTTAAAGAAATTAAAAAACTAGTTTTTTTCAAGTCGCGCGTTGCGCTGAAACCGAACAAATGATAAtataaaacaaacgtgatttgaaaataaagcatgttgttttgaaagccaaaccattagaacggtttagtttatcattgTAGCGTTTTATGATATCAAAtgaatactttattttgagtataacttcgtttttaacaaaacttataacggaatgtcgagggaaaaatcaaacacaactacgtacttaagtttttagaaaaaagttataaacgtaaactattaaagaagtatcaaattatttgataaattaatatatgttctaaaaaagaaaaaaagaattattaaaaatggtaaaggaaatatatggttttaaaaaagaaaataaatatgttattaaaactaaatataataataaattattataatatattaaataaaaataataaaaagctatatattattttaaaaataaagttactatttatcGTCCTTtattaactatatatatatatatatatatatatatatatagggacaGGATCATTttagaaccataaatatttacagaactcgcagaactgctaataaacaatctttttatttatatatttttatgtttaggataattttatcatttattatgtgtatttttacgattacatacatgttaagagtaattttatcatttttttatatgtaattttataattacacatatgtaaactagtttttttacatatatgtaattagttatgacacatatatataattttggcaattaaacatatgtaaactacttttaacatgaatgtaatcaaagaaatacatataacaGATGATAAAAacatcctaaatacaaaaacttatatataaaatgactgTTTATAAgaagttctgaaagttctgtagttatttagagttctgaaatgaactcaaccctatatatatatagtggagggttcaaatgagaagaaattctttgtaagaagaaaaaagaagaaatttcaaccaatagaaatgtttcattagacttcatttaatatttgtacttaatgtaactataagggtatatcagtaaacttacatacatcattacttggtagtttcatctttaataactaactatattaaatttgtaacttatttttaaaatatatatttttcacaaaaaataaaaataaaaattcatttatagtgtaggataaatacgaggcgtgtaggataaattacgagttttgtaggataaatttcaatatgtgtagaataaatttcgaaatgtgtaggataacttttgatgtgtgtaggcaaaaatatttagtttggaggattatagtcttgatgactaattaattagtcaaacataataataaatgagatgagaaaaaaactatttaatgttttacaattatacccttttattctttttcttctcaataaaattttcttctcaaatgaaccttcccctatatatatatatatatatatatatatatatatatatatatatatatatatatatatatatatatatatatatatatatatataataggttGAGGGATTAAAAAAATAGGTTGAGGGATTTGGTTCACACAATAAAACTATTTATAGAAAAAGATGTATCATTCCAACTAATTTAGAAGAAATTGGTAATTGCTAATCGTGTTAAATTCGCTCATGTCCATGTCATGCGCTATCTTTAGAAGAGGTTCGTATCAGATAAATAATTGATTGAATTCATACGGATATTGTTAGGTAATTTTATATTTTACATCATTTAAGATCTCATGATCACATTCGGGTTTTGCTAACCCCTTAAAAACTTACTATTGCAACTTCTAAAATATGCAAAAAAGATGTTTATATTTGGGAAAAAATGTGTTCTTGACAGGCTCTGGGTGCAGTTGGCGGTGCATTAG of Helianthus annuus cultivar XRQ/B chromosome 1, HanXRQr2.0-SUNRISE, whole genome shotgun sequence contains these proteins:
- the LOC110931832 gene encoding ATP-dependent RNA helicase A-like, with amino-acid sequence MPLPEQQQYCTAITTSTSTATSSPFSPPPPPPDLQRHHHHSAATSTATSSPFSPLRPSPPSPHPCVNSIPLPPPTPATTTYYYPTSTTTTVIKFQFIQNQLHYVFFPTTTSTTHRPNTLLKSPLQPPPLHLRTACQSTQRRNPHVSPLNFTCFNLGFQPGHPRISLSENGPDSNSGGYEGGGGEGVGGGGGDGGGGDGGGGGGEGGGGEGGGGEGVGGGSGDGGGGKGDGGGGGSLVVMVINGGDSNPIQGGEGGGGEGVGGGGGDGGGGEVRATVVVVIDGAPLEYLLLGKFQKPDDQRGV
- the LOC110878966 gene encoding casparian strip membrane protein 1-like, with product MDLSRSGKESGDIAIPVREVKSSRSGKGTTAPPVPTTIRLGQGPSPAAGWGRGIGIIDLILRICAITATLAAAAVMGTTDQSLPFFTQFFQFQASYDDFPTFTFFLAGNAITCAYLVLSLPFSIVSIVRPHVIGARMLLLIFDTIALALTMSVASAAAAIVYLAHNGNPGTNWPALCQQFNEFCPRVSGAVVGSFLAVLILVVLVILSAAALRRI